One Chryseobacterium indoltheticum DNA segment encodes these proteins:
- a CDS encoding OsmC family protein has translation MTSKITYTGDLRCSAEHLQSGTIIESDAPTDNHGKGEKFSPTDLCATSLAECALTTIAILGKDKNINIDGAYCTLQKIMKTEPRRIGEIVCNFVFSDQYSDEEKAFIEETAHNCPVSKSLHPELVQTMIFIYQ, from the coding sequence ATGACATCAAAAATAACATACACAGGAGATTTAAGATGTTCAGCAGAACATTTACAGTCTGGAACCATCATAGAAAGTGATGCGCCAACAGACAACCACGGAAAAGGCGAAAAATTTTCACCGACAGACTTGTGTGCAACTTCTTTGGCAGAATGCGCATTGACAACCATTGCCATTTTGGGTAAAGACAAGAATATTAATATTGATGGAGCGTATTGTACACTTCAGAAAATTATGAAAACCGAGCCGAGAAGAATTGGTGAGATCGTCTGTAATTTTGTTTTTTCAGATCAGTATTCAGATGAAGAAAAGGCCTTTATTGAGGAAACCGCTCACAATTGTCCGGTTTCAAAAAGTCTTCATCCGGAACTTGTACAGACCATGATTTTCATTTATCAATAG
- a CDS encoding hydroxymethylglutaryl-CoA lyase, with protein MFLTECPRDAMQGWDEFIPTDKKVDYINSLMEVGFDVLDCLSFVSPKAIPQMADSAEVAENIDKSLSNTKVSAIIANYRGAEKALKHQSVDILGFPFSISETFQHRNTNKNQEEAFDDIVKMLELTKSEGKELNIYFSMAFGNPYGEMWKWEDVDFWANRFSEIGIKNILLSDTTGVATPETIALLFEKIPSKYPEIDFGAHFHNRYEDSYSKLKAAYDQGCRRYDSAIKGIGGCPMAKDDLVGNMPTEQVINFMSVEKAEHKLNLLNFESSYNRAKDIFHF; from the coding sequence ATGTTTCTTACCGAATGCCCTAGAGATGCGATGCAGGGTTGGGATGAGTTTATCCCGACCGATAAAAAAGTAGATTACATCAATTCACTGATGGAAGTTGGTTTTGATGTGCTTGACTGCCTGAGTTTTGTCTCTCCGAAAGCAATTCCGCAAATGGCAGATTCTGCTGAGGTTGCCGAGAATATCGATAAATCTTTGTCTAATACCAAGGTTTCGGCAATTATTGCCAATTACAGAGGTGCTGAAAAGGCTTTGAAGCATCAGTCTGTAGATATTTTGGGATTTCCTTTTTCTATTTCTGAAACTTTTCAGCACAGAAATACAAACAAAAATCAGGAGGAAGCTTTTGATGATATTGTAAAGATGCTTGAGCTCACAAAAAGTGAAGGCAAAGAACTGAATATTTATTTTTCAATGGCGTTTGGAAATCCGTATGGTGAAATGTGGAAATGGGAAGACGTAGATTTTTGGGCCAATAGATTTTCTGAAATCGGAATTAAAAACATTCTGCTTTCTGACACAACGGGAGTAGCAACGCCGGAAACTATTGCTTTATTATTCGAAAAAATTCCTTCAAAATATCCTGAAATAGATTTCGGAGCACATTTTCATAACCGTTACGAAGATTCTTATTCTAAATTAAAAGCGGCCTACGATCAAGGTTGCAGAAGATACGATTCTGCAATAAAAGGAATTGGTGGTTGCCCGATGGCAAAAGATGATCTGGTAGGAAATATGCCAACAGAACAAGTAATCAATTTTATGAGTGTTGAAAAAGCGGAACACAAATTGAATTTACTCAACTTCGAGAGTTCTTATAACAGAGCGAAAGATATTTTTCATTTTTAG
- a CDS encoding acyl-CoA thioesterase, with protein sequence MTFYHTFEVRWSDLDANKHLANSSYVQYCAQTRMAFMKKEKMGVTQMSRWGIGPVIMHERFSFFKEIFADQKVIVSLEIDGCAEDAAIYRFVHKFYLPDGSHCATSEATGVWIDTMLRKMTSPPDDVVEAMNKYKTPDTILMTKEDFKKLPFRPENIDPQVFNV encoded by the coding sequence ATGACATTTTACCATACATTCGAAGTTCGCTGGAGCGACCTAGACGCAAATAAACATTTGGCCAACTCGTCTTACGTGCAATATTGTGCGCAAACCAGAATGGCTTTTATGAAAAAGGAAAAAATGGGTGTTACCCAAATGAGCAGATGGGGAATAGGTCCTGTGATTATGCATGAGCGTTTTTCTTTTTTCAAAGAAATCTTTGCCGATCAAAAGGTGATTGTAAGCCTTGAAATAGACGGCTGTGCAGAAGATGCCGCGATCTATCGTTTCGTTCATAAATTCTATCTTCCGGATGGTTCTCACTGTGCTACCTCTGAAGCAACTGGTGTATGGATTGATACGATGCTAAGAAAAATGACTTCGCCGCCGGATGATGTGGTAGAAGCAATGAATAAATACAAAACGCCTGACACGATATTGATGACGAAAGAAGACTTTAAAAAACTTCCTTTCAGACCAGAAAATATTGACCCGCAAGTATTCAATGTTTAA
- the pepT gene encoding peptidase T yields MSTIEFNSMWREKLLNRFLSYVKIYSTSDAESETTPSTERQWDIANYITEELKTIGLEDVSIDEHGYIMGYVPSNLENDNQPTIGFISHYDTSPDFSGENVKPQVWENYAGEDLILNRETNFILSPSKFESLKKYIGQTLITTDGNTLLGADDKAGCAEIVTAAEYLIAHPEIKHGRIAVGFTPDEEIGRGAHKFDVAKFGAEWAYTMDGSEVGELEYENFNAAGAVVKIHGLSVHPGYAIGKMVNANLLAAEFIQSLPANETPSTTKGFDGFYHLMDVTSDVSECKLQYIIRDHDEEKFEARKKFMEEKVAEFNQKHGEKTAEVEIKEQYRNMKQQFEGKMHIIDLAAKAMKEAGIEPKIKAIRGGTDGAQLSYMGLPCPNIFAGGINFHGPYEYVALESMEKAVEVILNIVKA; encoded by the coding sequence ATGAGTACAATAGAATTCAACTCGATGTGGAGAGAAAAACTGCTGAACCGTTTTCTCAGCTATGTAAAAATATATTCAACAAGTGATGCTGAAAGCGAAACCACCCCTTCAACAGAACGACAGTGGGACATTGCCAATTACATCACTGAAGAGCTGAAAACGATTGGTCTGGAAGATGTTTCGATTGACGAGCACGGTTATATTATGGGCTACGTTCCCTCTAATTTGGAAAACGACAATCAGCCGACAATAGGATTTATTTCTCATTATGATACGTCCCCTGATTTTAGTGGTGAAAATGTAAAACCACAAGTTTGGGAAAATTATGCAGGTGAAGATTTGATCTTAAACAGGGAAACAAACTTTATTTTATCACCTTCAAAATTTGAAAGTTTAAAGAAATATATCGGTCAGACTTTAATAACAACTGACGGAAATACGCTTTTGGGAGCCGATGACAAAGCTGGCTGTGCAGAAATTGTAACGGCTGCTGAATATTTAATCGCCCACCCTGAAATCAAGCACGGAAGAATTGCGGTTGGGTTTACGCCGGATGAAGAAATCGGAAGAGGCGCACACAAATTTGATGTGGCAAAATTCGGTGCAGAATGGGCTTATACAATGGATGGAAGCGAGGTTGGAGAATTGGAATATGAAAATTTCAATGCTGCTGGAGCAGTGGTGAAAATTCACGGTTTGAGTGTGCATCCTGGTTATGCTATCGGGAAAATGGTAAATGCCAATCTTTTGGCTGCAGAATTTATACAGTCGCTTCCTGCGAACGAAACTCCTTCTACGACAAAAGGATTTGACGGATTTTATCATTTGATGGATGTAACGTCTGATGTTTCAGAGTGTAAACTTCAATATATCATTCGTGATCATGATGAAGAGAAATTTGAGGCAAGAAAAAAATTCATGGAAGAAAAAGTTGCTGAGTTTAATCAAAAACATGGTGAAAAAACCGCCGAAGTGGAGATAAAAGAACAATACCGCAACATGAAACAGCAGTTTGAAGGTAAAATGCACATCATCGATCTTGCTGCAAAAGCAATGAAAGAAGCCGGAATTGAGCCTAAAATAAAAGCCATCAGAGGCGGTACAGACGGAGCGCAATTATCTTACATGGGACTTCCTTGTCCGAATATTTTTGCGGGGGGAATCAATTTCCACGGACCTTACGAATATGTGGCTTTAGAAAGCATGGAGAAGGCAGTTGAAGTGATTCTGAATATTGTGAAAGCGTAA
- a CDS encoding BaiN/RdsA family NAD(P)/FAD-dependent oxidoreductase, whose protein sequence is MKQIIIIGGGAAGFFCAANLDEKKYKVTILEQNSDVLQKVKISGGGRCNVAHACFDPKELVQFYPRGNKELLSVFTKFQPGDTMDWFEKRKVSLKIEKDNRIFPESNSSQTIINTFLNEIQQKNIEVKTKCSVKEIEKRDENYLVKTNLGDFEADFLIYTTGSSPKSLKMIENLGHKIIDLVPSLFTFNIKDDLLKDLLGTSFEMAETSIPKLKTEESGPLLITHWGLSGPAILKISAWEAINLAKVKYNFEVQVNFISKDIDDAEELFQNFKQSNPKKTIGQSKIFDVTNRFWQRILEVSKVDLNKQIANISGKEMQTILENLCKKKFQVTGKSTFKDEFVTAGGVDLKEINFKNMSSKILPNFYVAGEVLNIDAVTGGFNFQACWSEAWLIAQDLNNL, encoded by the coding sequence ATGAAGCAAATTATCATTATCGGAGGCGGTGCCGCAGGTTTTTTTTGCGCAGCAAATCTTGACGAAAAGAAATATAAAGTCACCATTCTTGAGCAGAATTCAGATGTTTTGCAGAAAGTAAAAATTTCCGGAGGCGGAAGATGTAATGTAGCCCATGCCTGTTTTGATCCTAAAGAACTGGTGCAGTTTTATCCTCGTGGAAACAAGGAATTACTAAGCGTTTTTACCAAATTTCAACCCGGAGATACGATGGATTGGTTCGAAAAACGAAAAGTTTCGTTGAAGATAGAAAAGGATAACAGAATCTTCCCGGAAAGCAATTCTTCACAAACAATTATCAATACTTTTTTAAACGAAATTCAGCAGAAAAATATTGAAGTCAAGACCAAATGTTCTGTAAAAGAAATTGAAAAACGGGATGAAAACTATTTGGTGAAAACAAATTTGGGAGATTTTGAAGCTGATTTTTTAATTTATACAACGGGAAGTTCACCAAAATCTTTAAAAATGATTGAAAACTTGGGACATAAAATTATTGATTTAGTTCCTTCCCTTTTTACTTTTAATATTAAAGATGATTTGCTGAAAGATCTTTTGGGAACAAGCTTTGAAATGGCAGAAACCTCTATTCCGAAACTAAAAACTGAAGAAAGCGGTCCGTTACTGATAACCCATTGGGGACTTTCGGGACCTGCAATCCTTAAAATTTCGGCTTGGGAAGCGATTAATCTGGCGAAGGTAAAATACAATTTCGAAGTTCAGGTCAATTTTATTTCTAAAGATATCGATGATGCGGAAGAATTATTTCAGAATTTCAAACAGTCAAATCCTAAAAAAACAATCGGGCAATCTAAGATTTTTGATGTAACGAATCGTTTCTGGCAGAGAATTCTGGAAGTTTCAAAAGTTGATTTGAATAAACAAATTGCCAATATTTCAGGAAAAGAAATGCAGACAATTTTGGAAAATTTATGCAAAAAGAAATTTCAGGTTACCGGAAAATCAACATTTAAAGATGAATTTGTAACCGCAGGAGGTGTAGATTTAAAAGAAATTAATTTTAAAAATATGTCTTCAAAAATTTTGCCTAACTTTTACGTTGCCGGAGAAGTTTTGAATATCGATGCCGTAACCGGCGGATTTAATTTTCAGGCTTGCTGGAGTGAAGCTTGGCTGATTGCACAGGATTTAAATAATTTATAA
- a CDS encoding sulfurtransferase: protein MLPIISPKQLKELSTKSLIILDVRTGKDSYQNYLNKHIKGARFVDLDQDLADVVENAAFGGRHPLPEIQKFSETVSHLGILEDSHVVIYDDKNGANAAARAWWMLRSFGLKNIQVLDGGIQAAEKEGLEFSSGEETFEKSEIITKEHWRLPVSSLEDVENELTSESATVIDVRDAYRYKGESEPIDLIAGHIPGAINIPFSENLDQNGSFLKPEILREKYKDLLKNKPEKLIVHCGSGVTACHTILALEYAGFQMSNLYVGSWSEWSRREGKEIARED from the coding sequence ATGCTTCCCATAATTTCACCAAAACAATTAAAAGAACTTTCTACAAAAAGTCTTATTATTCTTGATGTACGAACCGGAAAAGACAGTTATCAAAACTATCTCAATAAACACATCAAAGGAGCAAGGTTTGTAGATTTAGATCAAGATTTAGCTGATGTTGTCGAAAATGCAGCTTTTGGAGGAAGGCATCCTCTGCCAGAAATTCAAAAATTTAGTGAAACCGTTTCTCATTTGGGGATTTTAGAAGATTCTCATGTTGTCATTTATGATGATAAAAACGGAGCAAATGCTGCAGCTAGAGCTTGGTGGATGTTGAGATCCTTTGGTCTTAAAAATATTCAGGTTTTAGATGGCGGAATTCAGGCAGCCGAAAAAGAAGGGTTGGAGTTTTCGTCAGGAGAAGAGACTTTTGAGAAATCTGAAATCATTACAAAAGAACATTGGCGTCTTCCTGTTTCAAGCTTGGAAGATGTTGAAAATGAATTAACAAGCGAATCTGCTACCGTCATTGATGTAAGAGATGCTTATCGTTATAAGGGTGAGTCTGAACCGATCGATTTAATTGCTGGTCATATTCCCGGAGCCATTAATATTCCTTTTTCTGAAAATTTAGATCAAAACGGAAGTTTCCTGAAGCCGGAAATTTTGAGAGAAAAATATAAAGATTTATTGAAAAATAAGCCTGAAAAATTAATCGTTCATTGTGGTTCGGGAGTTACGGCTTGTCATACTATTTTAGCATTAGAATATGCCGGTTTTCAAATGTCAAATCTATATGTAGGTTCGTGGAGCGAATGGAGCAGAAGAGAAGGAAAAGAAATTGCACGAGAAGATTAA
- a CDS encoding SUF system Fe-S cluster assembly protein, giving the protein MKFTDDQIADIGEEIIRILKTVYDPEIPVDIYELGLIYDVQISDEADVKIIMTLTSPNCPVAESLPQEVKDKVKEVENVNEVDLELTFEPTWNKDMMSEEAKFELGML; this is encoded by the coding sequence ATGAAATTTACAGACGATCAGATTGCCGATATAGGAGAAGAAATTATAAGAATATTAAAAACTGTTTATGATCCTGAAATTCCGGTAGATATTTATGAATTGGGTTTGATTTATGATGTACAGATTTCCGATGAAGCTGATGTGAAAATCATCATGACCTTAACGAGTCCTAACTGTCCCGTTGCGGAAAGTCTTCCGCAAGAGGTAAAGGACAAAGTGAAAGAAGTAGAAAATGTGAATGAAGTAGATTTGGAGCTAACTTTCGAACCCACTTGGAACAAAGATATGATGAGTGAAGAGGCAAAATTTGAGTTGGGAATGCTCTAA
- the thiL gene encoding thiamine-phosphate kinase, which produces MFEDKQPELTPISKLGEFGLIKHLTEHFPLSNESSELGVGDDAAVINPGNKKVVLTTDVLAEGVHFNLGYVPLKHLGYKAVVVNLSDIAAMNATPTQILVSLAVSNRFPVEALEELYSGIQAACGRYKVDLIGGDTTSSNAGLVMSITAVGIENEENIVKRSGAQPNDLLVVTGDLGGAYMGLQILEREHAVFLADPNMQPEMAGFDYILERQLKPEARTDVKGILEQLDIKPTSMIDISDGLASEILHLSDQSKVGFRLYEEKIPMDNLTITTADDFNLNPVMTALSGGEDYELLFTISPNDFDKMKNHPDFTIIGHAVDKEEGNFMVARGSNQLVALTAQGWDAFLGNQYND; this is translated from the coding sequence ATGTTTGAAGATAAACAACCAGAATTAACCCCCATTTCGAAATTAGGAGAATTTGGGCTGATAAAACATTTAACGGAGCATTTTCCTTTATCCAATGAGTCTTCGGAACTCGGGGTAGGAGATGATGCTGCTGTTATCAATCCCGGAAACAAGAAAGTGGTGCTTACGACTGATGTTTTGGCAGAAGGCGTTCATTTCAATTTGGGCTATGTTCCATTAAAGCATTTAGGTTACAAAGCTGTTGTTGTGAATTTGAGTGATATTGCAGCGATGAATGCAACACCTACACAGATTTTGGTTTCTCTGGCGGTTTCAAACCGTTTTCCCGTGGAAGCTTTGGAAGAATTATATTCCGGAATTCAGGCCGCTTGCGGGAGATATAAAGTAGATTTGATCGGAGGTGACACCACGAGCTCAAATGCCGGTTTAGTGATGAGTATTACTGCTGTTGGAATTGAAAATGAAGAAAATATTGTTAAAAGAAGCGGCGCGCAACCCAACGATTTGTTGGTGGTAACCGGAGATTTAGGCGGAGCTTATATGGGACTTCAGATTTTGGAGAGAGAGCATGCTGTTTTCTTGGCTGATCCTAATATGCAGCCTGAAATGGCAGGTTTTGATTATATTTTGGAAAGGCAGTTAAAGCCGGAAGCAAGAACTGATGTGAAAGGGATTTTAGAACAATTAGACATCAAACCAACGTCTATGATTGATATTTCAGACGGTCTAGCTTCGGAAATTCTGCATCTTTCTGATCAGTCGAAAGTTGGTTTCAGATTGTATGAAGAGAAAATTCCGATGGATAATCTAACGATTACAACTGCTGATGATTTTAATCTAAACCCTGTAATGACAGCCTTAAGTGGAGGTGAAGATTACGAATTATTATTCACAATCTCTCCAAATGATTTTGATAAAATGAAAAACCACCCAGATTTTACCATTATCGGTCATGCGGTTGATAAGGAAGAAGGGAATTTTATGGTGGCAAGAGGCTCTAACCAATTGGTTGCTTTAACGGCACAAGGTTGGGATGCTTTTCTAGGAAATCAATACAACGATTAA